The genomic interval TGAACGACAGGGAGTGGCAAAAAATGAGCGCTAGTAACAATTCCAGCAAGATCAAGTTTGGCACCGATGGATGGAGAGGTATTATTGCTGATGACTTTACCTTCCCCAACGTACGGAAAGTAACGCGGGCGATCGCCAGATACCTGGAAACCGCCTACAACAAAAACCAACCGGTTCTTATTGCCTACGATACTCGCTTTCTCGCTGACGAGTTTGCCCAAACTGCTGCTGAGGTTTTAGCAGCAGAGGGTTGGAGTGTGAAAATTACTGATCGGGATTGTCCCACCCCAGTAATTGCTTACAACGCCCGTCACTTAAATAGTGCTGGTGCATTGATGTTCACTGCCAGTCATAATCCGGCACCCTATTGTGGGATTAAGTATATTCCTGATTACGCTGGTCCTGCCACTCCTGAGATTACTGATACTATTGTGGCAAATATCTCCGGTGCAGACGATGCACCTGTCAGTGGTAATTGGAAAGATAAAATTTCAACTTTCGATCCCAAGCCCGAATATCTTAAGTTTCTTTACACGCTCATCGATGTTGAGAAGATTCGTAACGCTAAGTTAAAAGTCAAATACGACGCGCTGTATTCGACATCGCGCGGTTATTTAGACACCGTTTTAGAACACTGCGGTTGTGAGTTAGAAACTTTTCATGCACAGCGCGATGTACTTTTCGGCGGCGGAATGCCTGAACCCAAAGGCGAACAACTCGTTGAGTTAGTTGAGGCTGTGAAAAAAGATCAAGCCGACTTGGGCTTAGCTACAGATGGGGATGGCGATCGCTTTGGAGTTGTAGACGAACAAGGCAACGTTTTGACACCAAATACAGTTTTACTGTTACTTGCGCGTCATTTAGTCAAAAATCGCGGTAAATCAGGCGCGATCGTGCGTACTGTTGCGACAACGCATTTACTTGATAACATCGCTGCAAGTTACGGCTTAGAAATTTATGAAACTCCCGTAGGCTTCAAATACATCGGGGAAAAAATGCGCGAAACTACCGTGTTAATTGGTGGCGAAG from Chroogloeocystis siderophila 5.2 s.c.1 carries:
- a CDS encoding phosphoglucomutase/phosphomannomutase family protein, which gives rise to MSASNNSSKIKFGTDGWRGIIADDFTFPNVRKVTRAIARYLETAYNKNQPVLIAYDTRFLADEFAQTAAEVLAAEGWSVKITDRDCPTPVIAYNARHLNSAGALMFTASHNPAPYCGIKYIPDYAGPATPEITDTIVANISGADDAPVSGNWKDKISTFDPKPEYLKFLYTLIDVEKIRNAKLKVKYDALYSTSRGYLDTVLEHCGCELETFHAQRDVLFGGGMPEPKGEQLVELVEAVKKDQADLGLATDGDGDRFGVVDEQGNVLTPNTVLLLLARHLVKNRGKSGAIVRTVATTHLLDNIAASYGLEIYETPVGFKYIGEKMRETTVLIGGEESGGLSVIGHIPEKDGILADMLVAEAIAYEGKPLSQLVEEAISEANGPLSNKRLDLHLNDAHKAAVIDSFTNNPPANVAGIKVKEVGRKDGVKLYLEEGSWILLRPSGTEPLMRVYIEATSADKLNQIATQMEQTINHLEPVTV